Proteins encoded by one window of Mustela erminea isolate mMusErm1 chromosome 5, mMusErm1.Pri, whole genome shotgun sequence:
- the GABPB1 gene encoding GA-binding protein subunit beta-1 isoform X1 — MSLVDLGKKLLEAARAGQDDEVRILMANGAPFTTDWLGTSPLHLAAQYGHYSTTEVLLRAGVSRDARTKVDRTPLHMAASEGHASIVEVLLKHGADVNAKDMLKMTALHWATEHNHQEVVELLIKYGADVHTQSKFCKTAFDISIDNGNEDLAEILQIAMQNQINTNPESPDTVTIHAATPQFIIGPGGVVNLTGLVSSENSSKATDETGVSAVQFGNSSTSVLATLAALAEASAPLSNSAETPVVATEEVVTAESVDGAIQQVVSSGGQQVITIVTDGIQLGNLHSIPTSGIGQPIIVTMPDGQQVLTVPATDIAEETVISEEPPAKRQCIEIIENRVESAEIEEREALQKQLDEANREAQKYRQQLLKKEQEAEAYRQKLEAMTRLQTNKEAV; from the exons atgtCCCTGGTAGATTTGGGAAAGAAGCTTTTAGAAGCAGCACGTGCAGGTCAAGATGATGAAGTTCGTATTTTGATGGCAAATGGAGCTCCTTTTACTACAGACTGG CTGGGAACCTCTCCACTTCATCTGGCAGCACAGTATGGGCATTATTCCACCACAGAAGTACTACTCCGAGCCGGTGTAAGTAGGGATGCAAGAACCAAAGTGGACCGAACACCATTACATATGGCAGCTTCTGAAGGCCATGCCAGCATAGTAGAGGTTTTGCTTAAG caTGGTGCTGATGTTAATGCAAAGGACATGTTGAAGATGACAGCTCTACATTGGGCCACAGAACACAATCATCAAGAAGTGGTGGAACTTTTAATCAAATATGGTGCTGATGTACACACGCAAAGTAAATTTTGTAAAACTGCATTTGATATTTCAATAGATAATGGAAATGAAGATTTGGCAGAGATATTACAG ATTGCTATGCAGAACCAAATCAACACAAACCCGGAGAGTCCGGACACCGTGACGATACACGCCGCCACACCACAGTTTATCATCGGACCTGGAGGGGTGGTGAACCTAACAGGTCTGGTATCTTCAGAAAATTCATCCAAGGCAACAG ATGAAACCGGTGTATCTGCAGTTCAGTTTGGAAACTCATCTACGTCAGTATTAGCTACGTTAGCTGCCCTAGCTGAAGCGTCTGCTCCGCTGTCTAACTCTGCGGAAACGCCAG tagtgGCTACAGAGGAGGTAGTTACAGCAGAATCCGTGGATGGTGCCATTCAGCAAGTAGTTAGCTCAGGTGGTCAGCAGGTCATCACAATAGTCACAGATGGAATTCAGCTTGGAAATTTGCACTCCATTCCGACCAGTGGAATAGGTCAGCCCATCATTGTGACCATGCCAGATGGACAACAAG tattaacAGTACCAGCAACTGACATTGCTGAAGAAACTGTTATAAGTGAAGAACCACCAGCCAAGAGACAATGTATCGAAATAATTGAAAACCGGGTGGAATCTGCAGAAATAGAA GAGAGAGAAGCTCTTCAGAAACAGCTGGATGAAGCAAATCGAGAAGCACAAAAATATCGACAGCAGCTtctaaagaaagaacaggaagcagAGGCCTACAGACAAAAATTAGAAGCGATGACTCGTCTTCAGACTAATAAAGAAGCTGTTTAA
- the GABPB1 gene encoding GA-binding protein subunit beta-1 isoform X3 → MSLVDLGKKLLEAARAGQDDEVRILMANGAPFTTDWLGTSPLHLAAQYGHYSTTEVLLRAGVSRDARTKVDRTPLHMAASEGHASIVEVLLKHGADVNAKDMLKMTALHWATEHNHQEVVELLIKYGADVHTQSKFCKTAFDISIDNGNEDLAEILQIAMQNQINTNPESPDTVTIHAATPQFIIGPGGVVNLTDETGVSAVQFGNSSTSVLATLAALAEASAPLSNSAETPVVATEEVVTAESVDGAIQQVVSSGGQQVITIVTDGIQLGNLHSIPTSGIGQPIIVTMPDGQQVLTVPATDIAEETVISEEPPAKRQCIEIIENRVESAEIEEREALQKQLDEANREAQKYRQQLLKKEQEAEAYRQKLEAMTRLQTNKEAV, encoded by the exons atgtCCCTGGTAGATTTGGGAAAGAAGCTTTTAGAAGCAGCACGTGCAGGTCAAGATGATGAAGTTCGTATTTTGATGGCAAATGGAGCTCCTTTTACTACAGACTGG CTGGGAACCTCTCCACTTCATCTGGCAGCACAGTATGGGCATTATTCCACCACAGAAGTACTACTCCGAGCCGGTGTAAGTAGGGATGCAAGAACCAAAGTGGACCGAACACCATTACATATGGCAGCTTCTGAAGGCCATGCCAGCATAGTAGAGGTTTTGCTTAAG caTGGTGCTGATGTTAATGCAAAGGACATGTTGAAGATGACAGCTCTACATTGGGCCACAGAACACAATCATCAAGAAGTGGTGGAACTTTTAATCAAATATGGTGCTGATGTACACACGCAAAGTAAATTTTGTAAAACTGCATTTGATATTTCAATAGATAATGGAAATGAAGATTTGGCAGAGATATTACAG ATTGCTATGCAGAACCAAATCAACACAAACCCGGAGAGTCCGGACACCGTGACGATACACGCCGCCACACCACAGTTTATCATCGGACCTGGAGGGGTGGTGAACCTAACAG ATGAAACCGGTGTATCTGCAGTTCAGTTTGGAAACTCATCTACGTCAGTATTAGCTACGTTAGCTGCCCTAGCTGAAGCGTCTGCTCCGCTGTCTAACTCTGCGGAAACGCCAG tagtgGCTACAGAGGAGGTAGTTACAGCAGAATCCGTGGATGGTGCCATTCAGCAAGTAGTTAGCTCAGGTGGTCAGCAGGTCATCACAATAGTCACAGATGGAATTCAGCTTGGAAATTTGCACTCCATTCCGACCAGTGGAATAGGTCAGCCCATCATTGTGACCATGCCAGATGGACAACAAG tattaacAGTACCAGCAACTGACATTGCTGAAGAAACTGTTATAAGTGAAGAACCACCAGCCAAGAGACAATGTATCGAAATAATTGAAAACCGGGTGGAATCTGCAGAAATAGAA GAGAGAGAAGCTCTTCAGAAACAGCTGGATGAAGCAAATCGAGAAGCACAAAAATATCGACAGCAGCTtctaaagaaagaacaggaagcagAGGCCTACAGACAAAAATTAGAAGCGATGACTCGTCTTCAGACTAATAAAGAAGCTGTTTAA
- the GABPB1 gene encoding GA-binding protein subunit beta-1 isoform X2 yields the protein MSLVDLGKKLLEAARAGQDDEVRILMANGAPFTTDWLGTSPLHLAAQYGHYSTTEVLLRAGVSRDARTKVDRTPLHMAASEGHASIVEVLLKHGADVNAKDMLKMTALHWATEHNHQEVVELLIKYGADVHTQSKFCKTAFDISIDNGNEDLAEILQIAMQNQINTNPESPDTVTIHAATPQFIIGPGGVVNLTGLVSSENSSKATDETGVSAVQFGNSSTSVLATLAALAEASAPLSNSAETPVATEEVVTAESVDGAIQQVVSSGGQQVITIVTDGIQLGNLHSIPTSGIGQPIIVTMPDGQQVLTVPATDIAEETVISEEPPAKRQCIEIIENRVESAEIEEREALQKQLDEANREAQKYRQQLLKKEQEAEAYRQKLEAMTRLQTNKEAV from the exons atgtCCCTGGTAGATTTGGGAAAGAAGCTTTTAGAAGCAGCACGTGCAGGTCAAGATGATGAAGTTCGTATTTTGATGGCAAATGGAGCTCCTTTTACTACAGACTGG CTGGGAACCTCTCCACTTCATCTGGCAGCACAGTATGGGCATTATTCCACCACAGAAGTACTACTCCGAGCCGGTGTAAGTAGGGATGCAAGAACCAAAGTGGACCGAACACCATTACATATGGCAGCTTCTGAAGGCCATGCCAGCATAGTAGAGGTTTTGCTTAAG caTGGTGCTGATGTTAATGCAAAGGACATGTTGAAGATGACAGCTCTACATTGGGCCACAGAACACAATCATCAAGAAGTGGTGGAACTTTTAATCAAATATGGTGCTGATGTACACACGCAAAGTAAATTTTGTAAAACTGCATTTGATATTTCAATAGATAATGGAAATGAAGATTTGGCAGAGATATTACAG ATTGCTATGCAGAACCAAATCAACACAAACCCGGAGAGTCCGGACACCGTGACGATACACGCCGCCACACCACAGTTTATCATCGGACCTGGAGGGGTGGTGAACCTAACAGGTCTGGTATCTTCAGAAAATTCATCCAAGGCAACAG ATGAAACCGGTGTATCTGCAGTTCAGTTTGGAAACTCATCTACGTCAGTATTAGCTACGTTAGCTGCCCTAGCTGAAGCGTCTGCTCCGCTGTCTAACTCTGCGGAAACGCCAG tgGCTACAGAGGAGGTAGTTACAGCAGAATCCGTGGATGGTGCCATTCAGCAAGTAGTTAGCTCAGGTGGTCAGCAGGTCATCACAATAGTCACAGATGGAATTCAGCTTGGAAATTTGCACTCCATTCCGACCAGTGGAATAGGTCAGCCCATCATTGTGACCATGCCAGATGGACAACAAG tattaacAGTACCAGCAACTGACATTGCTGAAGAAACTGTTATAAGTGAAGAACCACCAGCCAAGAGACAATGTATCGAAATAATTGAAAACCGGGTGGAATCTGCAGAAATAGAA GAGAGAGAAGCTCTTCAGAAACAGCTGGATGAAGCAAATCGAGAAGCACAAAAATATCGACAGCAGCTtctaaagaaagaacaggaagcagAGGCCTACAGACAAAAATTAGAAGCGATGACTCGTCTTCAGACTAATAAAGAAGCTGTTTAA
- the GABPB1 gene encoding GA-binding protein subunit beta-1 isoform X4 — protein sequence MSLVDLGKKLLEAARAGQDDEVRILMANGAPFTTDWLGTSPLHLAAQYGHYSTTEVLLRAGVSRDARTKVDRTPLHMAASEGHASIVEVLLKHGADVNAKDMLKMTALHWATEHNHQEVVELLIKYGADVHTQSKFCKTAFDISIDNGNEDLAEILQIAMQNQINTNPESPDTVTIHAATPQFIIGPGGVVNLTDETGVSAVQFGNSSTSVLATLAALAEASAPLSNSAETPVATEEVVTAESVDGAIQQVVSSGGQQVITIVTDGIQLGNLHSIPTSGIGQPIIVTMPDGQQVLTVPATDIAEETVISEEPPAKRQCIEIIENRVESAEIEEREALQKQLDEANREAQKYRQQLLKKEQEAEAYRQKLEAMTRLQTNKEAV from the exons atgtCCCTGGTAGATTTGGGAAAGAAGCTTTTAGAAGCAGCACGTGCAGGTCAAGATGATGAAGTTCGTATTTTGATGGCAAATGGAGCTCCTTTTACTACAGACTGG CTGGGAACCTCTCCACTTCATCTGGCAGCACAGTATGGGCATTATTCCACCACAGAAGTACTACTCCGAGCCGGTGTAAGTAGGGATGCAAGAACCAAAGTGGACCGAACACCATTACATATGGCAGCTTCTGAAGGCCATGCCAGCATAGTAGAGGTTTTGCTTAAG caTGGTGCTGATGTTAATGCAAAGGACATGTTGAAGATGACAGCTCTACATTGGGCCACAGAACACAATCATCAAGAAGTGGTGGAACTTTTAATCAAATATGGTGCTGATGTACACACGCAAAGTAAATTTTGTAAAACTGCATTTGATATTTCAATAGATAATGGAAATGAAGATTTGGCAGAGATATTACAG ATTGCTATGCAGAACCAAATCAACACAAACCCGGAGAGTCCGGACACCGTGACGATACACGCCGCCACACCACAGTTTATCATCGGACCTGGAGGGGTGGTGAACCTAACAG ATGAAACCGGTGTATCTGCAGTTCAGTTTGGAAACTCATCTACGTCAGTATTAGCTACGTTAGCTGCCCTAGCTGAAGCGTCTGCTCCGCTGTCTAACTCTGCGGAAACGCCAG tgGCTACAGAGGAGGTAGTTACAGCAGAATCCGTGGATGGTGCCATTCAGCAAGTAGTTAGCTCAGGTGGTCAGCAGGTCATCACAATAGTCACAGATGGAATTCAGCTTGGAAATTTGCACTCCATTCCGACCAGTGGAATAGGTCAGCCCATCATTGTGACCATGCCAGATGGACAACAAG tattaacAGTACCAGCAACTGACATTGCTGAAGAAACTGTTATAAGTGAAGAACCACCAGCCAAGAGACAATGTATCGAAATAATTGAAAACCGGGTGGAATCTGCAGAAATAGAA GAGAGAGAAGCTCTTCAGAAACAGCTGGATGAAGCAAATCGAGAAGCACAAAAATATCGACAGCAGCTtctaaagaaagaacaggaagcagAGGCCTACAGACAAAAATTAGAAGCGATGACTCGTCTTCAGACTAATAAAGAAGCTGTTTAA
- the GABPB1 gene encoding GA-binding protein subunit beta-1 isoform X5, with protein sequence MSLVDLGKKLLEAARAGQDDEVRILMANGAPFTTDWLGTSPLHLAAQYGHYSTTEVLLRAGVSRDARTKVDRTPLHMAASEGHASIVEVLLKHGADVNAKDMLKMTALHWATEHNHQEVVELLIKYGADVHTQSKFCKTAFDISIDNGNEDLAEILQIAMQNQINTNPESPDTVTIHAATPQFIIGPGGVVNLTGLVSSENSSKATDETGVSAVQFGNSSTSVLATLAALAEASAPLSNSAETPVVATEEVVTAESVDGAIQQVVSSGGQQVITIVTDGIQLGNLHSIPTSGIGQPIIVTMPDGQQVLTVPATDIAEETVISEEPPAKRQCIEIIENRVESAEIEVRSLLPGERSSSETAG encoded by the exons atgtCCCTGGTAGATTTGGGAAAGAAGCTTTTAGAAGCAGCACGTGCAGGTCAAGATGATGAAGTTCGTATTTTGATGGCAAATGGAGCTCCTTTTACTACAGACTGG CTGGGAACCTCTCCACTTCATCTGGCAGCACAGTATGGGCATTATTCCACCACAGAAGTACTACTCCGAGCCGGTGTAAGTAGGGATGCAAGAACCAAAGTGGACCGAACACCATTACATATGGCAGCTTCTGAAGGCCATGCCAGCATAGTAGAGGTTTTGCTTAAG caTGGTGCTGATGTTAATGCAAAGGACATGTTGAAGATGACAGCTCTACATTGGGCCACAGAACACAATCATCAAGAAGTGGTGGAACTTTTAATCAAATATGGTGCTGATGTACACACGCAAAGTAAATTTTGTAAAACTGCATTTGATATTTCAATAGATAATGGAAATGAAGATTTGGCAGAGATATTACAG ATTGCTATGCAGAACCAAATCAACACAAACCCGGAGAGTCCGGACACCGTGACGATACACGCCGCCACACCACAGTTTATCATCGGACCTGGAGGGGTGGTGAACCTAACAGGTCTGGTATCTTCAGAAAATTCATCCAAGGCAACAG ATGAAACCGGTGTATCTGCAGTTCAGTTTGGAAACTCATCTACGTCAGTATTAGCTACGTTAGCTGCCCTAGCTGAAGCGTCTGCTCCGCTGTCTAACTCTGCGGAAACGCCAG tagtgGCTACAGAGGAGGTAGTTACAGCAGAATCCGTGGATGGTGCCATTCAGCAAGTAGTTAGCTCAGGTGGTCAGCAGGTCATCACAATAGTCACAGATGGAATTCAGCTTGGAAATTTGCACTCCATTCCGACCAGTGGAATAGGTCAGCCCATCATTGTGACCATGCCAGATGGACAACAAG tattaacAGTACCAGCAACTGACATTGCTGAAGAAACTGTTATAAGTGAAGAACCACCAGCCAAGAGACAATGTATCGAAATAATTGAAAACCGGGTGGAATCTGCAGAAATAGAAGTAAGGAGTCTTTTACCCG GAGAGAGAAGCTCTTCAGAAACAGCTGGATGA